One window of Corynebacterium accolens genomic DNA carries:
- a CDS encoding sensor histidine kinase, whose protein sequence is MADSQENPAAGRPVQAKPQQTQQPPKKWHEQLDQLPQQGQGKKKRSKRDYIKQIPQAMPLRTWLVVLLVVISGLGLTGSSFAVNSIMRNVLYNNVDSELRSASSSWARDVGNDFFLGDHTKRPPTEYVVLNYLPDGTIRYSGPTSTTPDVEGVPLGGYPTTVGSIENNTKWRALAFADSNGVITVIAKDMTHEKEILHGLAMVQVSIAAIALAAMAGVGFWFIRRALRPLRVVESTASEIAAGDLDKRVPEWPLHTEVGQLAAALNIMLGHLQRSVVTAQEKEEQMRRFVGDASHELRTPLTSLRGYTELYRSGATNDVDLVFSKIDKESKRMSLLVEDLLALTRAEGTRLDLRPVDLLELSLSVGSSARAAFPEREVKVVNNAQSIPVVNGDADRLHQVLLNLISNGLRHGGEDATVTLQLRRDNKDILVDVIDDGKGMSSEDAAHIFERFYRADSSRTRDTGGSGLGLAIVHSLVEQHGGSISVDSKLGQGTTFTVRLPALEEPED, encoded by the coding sequence ATGGCAGATTCACAGGAGAACCCCGCTGCGGGCAGGCCCGTGCAGGCTAAGCCCCAGCAAACCCAGCAGCCGCCCAAGAAATGGCATGAGCAGCTGGACCAGCTGCCGCAGCAGGGGCAGGGAAAAAAGAAGCGCTCCAAGCGCGACTACATCAAGCAGATTCCGCAGGCGATGCCATTGCGTACCTGGCTTGTGGTTCTCCTCGTGGTCATCTCCGGCCTCGGGTTAACGGGCTCGTCCTTTGCCGTGAACTCGATCATGCGCAACGTGCTCTATAACAACGTCGATAGCGAATTGCGCTCGGCGTCGTCTTCCTGGGCCCGCGATGTGGGCAATGACTTCTTCCTAGGTGATCACACCAAGCGCCCGCCCACGGAATACGTGGTGCTCAATTACCTTCCAGATGGCACCATTCGCTATTCCGGGCCCACGTCCACCACCCCGGACGTAGAGGGCGTTCCCTTGGGTGGCTACCCCACGACGGTGGGCTCGATTGAAAATAACACCAAGTGGCGCGCGCTGGCCTTTGCGGATTCCAATGGCGTTATCACCGTCATTGCCAAGGACATGACCCATGAAAAGGAAATCCTGCACGGCCTAGCCATGGTGCAGGTATCCATTGCGGCGATTGCCTTGGCTGCCATGGCCGGCGTGGGCTTCTGGTTTATCCGCAGGGCGTTGCGGCCGCTGCGGGTGGTGGAATCGACGGCATCGGAAATCGCGGCAGGCGACCTAGACAAGCGCGTGCCCGAATGGCCGCTGCATACGGAGGTCGGCCAATTGGCCGCCGCGCTCAATATCATGCTGGGCCACCTGCAGCGCTCGGTCGTTACGGCGCAGGAAAAAGAGGAACAGATGCGCCGCTTTGTCGGCGATGCCTCCCACGAGCTGCGCACCCCGCTGACCAGCCTGCGCGGTTACACGGAGCTTTACCGCTCTGGGGCGACAAACGATGTCGATCTGGTCTTTTCCAAGATCGATAAGGAATCCAAGCGCATGTCGCTGCTGGTAGAGGACCTGCTGGCGCTGACCCGCGCGGAAGGCACGCGCCTAGACCTGCGGCCGGTGGACCTTTTGGAGCTTTCCCTTTCGGTGGGCTCGTCCGCGCGCGCTGCCTTCCCGGAGCGCGAGGTCAAGGTGGTTAATAATGCGCAGTCCATCCCAGTGGTCAATGGCGATGCGGATCGCCTCCACCAGGTGCTGCTGAACCTGATTTCCAATGGCCTGCGCCACGGCGGCGAGGATGCCACGGTAACCCTTCAACTGCGCCGCGACAACAAGGACATCCTGGTAGACGTCATCGATGACGGCAAGGGAATGTCGTCCGAGGACGCCGCCCACATCTTCGAGCGCTTCTACCGCGCGGATTCCTCGCGCACGCGCGATACCGGCGGATCCGGTTTGGGCCTTGCCATCGTGCATTCCCTAGTGGAACAGCACGGCGGCAGCATCAGTGTGGACTCCAAGCTGGGCCAGGGCACCACCTTTACGGTGCGCCTGCCCGCGCTGGAGGAACCGGAGGATTAG
- a CDS encoding response regulator transcription factor: MEDNKLAKVLVVDDEPNIVELLTVSLKFQNFEVYSANSGNEALRVAREVNPDAYILDVMMPGMDGFELLGKLRQEGLDGPVLYLTAKDGVDQRIHGLTIGADDYVTKPFSLEEVITRLRVIMRRGGAAEESSNDATMSYADLTLNDDTHEVTKGGELIELSPTEFNLLRYLMQNKEVVLSKSKILDNVWHYDFGGDGNVVESYISYLRRKIDTGDTQLIHTVRGVGYVLRTPRS; the protein is encoded by the coding sequence ATGGAAGACAATAAACTTGCCAAAGTCCTCGTCGTTGATGACGAGCCGAATATCGTGGAACTACTGACGGTATCGTTGAAGTTCCAAAATTTTGAGGTCTACAGCGCTAACTCGGGCAATGAGGCCTTGCGCGTGGCGCGCGAGGTAAACCCGGATGCCTATATTTTGGACGTCATGATGCCGGGCATGGACGGCTTTGAGCTCTTGGGCAAGCTGCGCCAGGAGGGCCTGGACGGCCCGGTGCTGTACCTAACTGCCAAGGACGGCGTGGATCAGCGCATCCACGGCCTGACCATCGGCGCGGACGATTACGTCACCAAGCCCTTTAGCCTTGAGGAGGTCATTACCCGCCTGCGCGTGATCATGCGCCGCGGCGGTGCCGCCGAGGAGTCTTCTAATGACGCCACCATGAGCTATGCCGATCTGACCTTGAATGACGATACCCACGAGGTCACCAAGGGTGGCGAGCTCATTGAGCTTTCGCCCACGGAGTTCAACCTCCTGCGCTACCTCATGCAAAACAAGGAAGTGGTGCTGTCTAAGTCCAAGATCCTGGACAACGTCTGGCACTACGATTTCGGCGGCGATGGCAACGTCGTGGAATCTTATATTTCTTACCTGCGCCGCAAGATCGATACCGGCGATACGCAGCTTATCCACACCGTGCGCGGCGTTGGCTATGTGCTGCGCACCCCGCGGTCCTAA
- a CDS encoding pyruvate dehydrogenase — protein MARNYAEQLVETLEKQGVEHIYGLVGDSLNPIVDAVRRSSIEWIHVRNEEAAAFAAEADSLTTGKLAVCAASCGPGNTHLIQGLYDANRNGAKVLALASHIPSRQIGSHFFQETHPEQIFQECSGYCEMVMSGDQGGVVLHHAIQSTMAGNGVSVLVIPGDVSTEEVDDDTFVESKISTGRPVVYPDPAEAAALTQAINEAESVAFFVGAGVKDAREQVLKLAEKVKAPIGHALGGKMYIQYDNPFDVGMSGLLGYGAAHEATHEADLLILLGTDFPYNDFLPKGNVAQVDINGSHIGRRTKISYPVTGDVAATIENILPHVEEKKDRSFLDKMLKKHHDKLEHVVEAYTSNVEKHTPIHPEYIADLIDQEADDDAIFTVDTGMCNVWGARYITPNGKREQIGSFRHGTMANALPQAIGAQQANPGRQVITFSGDGGLSMLMGELLTVKLHQLPVKMFVFNNSSLGMVKLEMLVGGIPEHETDHESVDFSKIAEAAGIKTFRIEDPKQAPKQIKKALAYNGPALIDVVTDPNALSLPPTLTFDQLLGFSKAATRTVFGGGVGSMLSMAKSNLRNIPRPQDF, from the coding sequence ATGGCACGCAATTACGCAGAACAACTTGTTGAGACGCTAGAAAAGCAGGGCGTCGAGCACATTTATGGCCTCGTGGGAGACTCCCTCAACCCGATCGTGGACGCGGTGCGCCGCTCCTCCATCGAGTGGATCCACGTGCGCAATGAGGAAGCAGCGGCCTTTGCCGCGGAGGCGGACTCGCTGACCACCGGCAAGCTCGCCGTATGTGCGGCCTCTTGTGGTCCGGGCAATACCCACCTCATCCAGGGCCTTTATGATGCCAACCGCAATGGTGCCAAGGTGCTGGCCTTGGCATCGCACATTCCTTCCCGCCAGATTGGTTCCCATTTCTTCCAGGAAACCCACCCGGAGCAGATCTTCCAGGAGTGCTCCGGCTACTGCGAAATGGTCATGTCCGGTGACCAGGGCGGAGTAGTGCTGCACCACGCCATCCAGTCCACCATGGCGGGCAATGGCGTATCCGTGCTGGTTATCCCTGGCGACGTTTCTACCGAAGAGGTTGACGATGACACCTTCGTAGAATCCAAGATCTCCACCGGCCGCCCGGTGGTTTACCCGGACCCGGCAGAGGCCGCAGCGCTGACCCAGGCCATCAATGAGGCCGAATCCGTCGCCTTCTTCGTGGGTGCCGGTGTGAAGGATGCCCGCGAGCAGGTGCTGAAGCTGGCAGAAAAGGTCAAGGCCCCCATCGGCCACGCGCTCGGCGGCAAGATGTACATCCAGTACGATAACCCGTTTGACGTGGGCATGTCTGGATTGCTCGGCTACGGCGCCGCGCACGAGGCCACCCACGAGGCGGACCTGCTGATCCTCTTGGGCACGGACTTCCCGTATAACGACTTCCTGCCTAAGGGCAATGTGGCCCAGGTCGATATCAACGGCTCCCACATTGGCCGCCGCACCAAGATCTCCTACCCCGTAACCGGTGATGTTGCCGCCACCATCGAGAATATCCTGCCGCACGTGGAGGAGAAGAAGGACCGCTCCTTCTTGGATAAGATGCTTAAGAAGCACCACGACAAGCTGGAGCACGTCGTGGAGGCTTATACCTCCAACGTGGAAAAGCACACCCCGATCCACCCTGAGTACATCGCGGATCTCATTGACCAAGAGGCCGACGATGACGCCATCTTCACCGTCGATACCGGCATGTGCAATGTCTGGGGCGCGCGCTACATCACCCCGAATGGCAAGCGCGAGCAGATCGGCTCCTTCCGTCACGGCACGATGGCAAACGCCCTGCCGCAGGCCATCGGCGCGCAGCAGGCTAACCCGGGCCGCCAGGTCATTACCTTCTCTGGCGACGGCGGATTGTCCATGCTCATGGGCGAGCTGCTGACGGTCAAGCTGCACCAGCTGCCGGTCAAGATGTTCGTGTTCAATAACTCCTCGCTGGGCATGGTCAAGCTGGAGATGCTGGTGGGCGGCATTCCGGAGCACGAGACCGACCACGAGTCCGTGGACTTTTCCAAGATCGCAGAAGCCGCAGGCATCAAGACCTTCCGCATCGAGGATCCAAAGCAGGCTCCAAAGCAGATCAAGAAGGCCTTGGCTTATAACGGCCCTGCGCTTATCGATGTCGTCACTGACCCCAACGCCCTGTCCCTGCCACCGACGCTGACCTTCGATCAGCTCCTGGGCTTCTCCAAGGCCGCTACCCGCACCGTCTTCGGCGGCGGCGTGGGCTCCATGCTGTCCATGGCCAAGTCCAACCTGCGCAATATCCCGCGCCCGCAGGACTTCTAA
- a CDS encoding MFS transporter yields MSIESPDTATKPPHRAAAASSTPAQRWSFFAVVSLGLLMVGLDNSILYTALPQLTQQLYATDMQQLWIINAYTLVLSGLLLGTGTLGDRIGHRLMFLIGLATFGTASLLAAYSPNAWLLIAGRALLGLGAAIMLPSTLALIRLTFPNEVERNKAIGIWSSVAVVGAAAGPTVGGFLLEHFWWGSVFLINVPIVALAIILTFLLSPPNLPNPHKHWDFPSSFYALITLSSLVLAIKTAAAAQINVALLACSIAAFLLGAAAFAYRQTRLNDPLLTFDIFYSPTFTGGVLTAGGAMFGLTGLELLTTQKLQLVDALSPLDAGLFISAMAVAAIPTAIVGGSVLHRVGFLPIISGGFLSMSIGMLGIIWADRADNLAVFITGLILTGLGAGSSMSVSSTAIINAAPSHRAGMASGVEAVSYEFGTLLSIAITGSLVPLLMTHKLPDALAPQGTDALSSPATHDAAAAAYDSAYFLTVGGLAFSTFIFAVLTAWCFRGNPKSGALSAQSSR; encoded by the coding sequence ATGAGCATCGAGTCACCTGATACCGCCACGAAGCCGCCACACCGCGCGGCCGCGGCGTCCTCCACCCCGGCGCAGCGGTGGTCTTTCTTTGCCGTGGTGTCCTTGGGGCTGCTCATGGTGGGCCTGGATAATTCCATCCTTTATACGGCACTGCCGCAGCTAACGCAGCAGCTGTATGCCACAGACATGCAGCAATTGTGGATCATCAATGCCTATACGCTGGTCTTATCGGGTTTGCTCCTAGGCACCGGCACGTTGGGGGATCGCATTGGCCACCGCCTGATGTTCCTTATTGGCCTAGCCACCTTCGGCACAGCCTCCCTCCTTGCGGCTTATTCACCCAATGCCTGGCTGCTCATCGCCGGCCGCGCCCTATTGGGCCTAGGCGCTGCCATCATGCTGCCTTCCACCCTGGCGCTTATCCGCCTGACCTTCCCCAACGAAGTAGAGCGCAATAAAGCCATCGGCATCTGGAGCTCCGTCGCCGTCGTGGGCGCTGCCGCCGGGCCCACCGTGGGCGGATTCCTCCTAGAGCATTTCTGGTGGGGCTCGGTGTTTTTAATCAACGTGCCCATCGTGGCCCTCGCCATCATCCTCACCTTCCTCCTTAGCCCGCCCAACCTGCCGAACCCGCACAAGCACTGGGATTTCCCCTCCTCGTTTTATGCGCTTATCACCTTGTCCAGCCTGGTCCTGGCCATTAAGACTGCGGCGGCCGCCCAGATCAATGTCGCGCTGCTGGCCTGTTCCATTGCCGCTTTCTTGCTCGGCGCCGCAGCCTTTGCCTACCGGCAAACCCGGCTGAATGATCCGCTTTTGACCTTTGACATCTTCTACTCGCCCACCTTTACCGGCGGCGTGCTCACCGCCGGTGGCGCCATGTTTGGACTTACGGGCCTTGAACTGCTTACTACCCAAAAGCTGCAGCTTGTCGATGCCCTCTCGCCCCTCGACGCCGGCCTTTTCATCTCCGCCATGGCGGTTGCGGCCATCCCCACCGCCATTGTGGGCGGCAGCGTCTTGCACCGCGTGGGCTTTTTGCCCATCATCAGCGGCGGTTTCCTGAGCATGTCCATCGGCATGCTGGGCATCATCTGGGCCGACCGCGCCGATAACCTCGCGGTATTTATTACCGGCCTCATCCTCACCGGCTTAGGCGCTGGCTCCTCGATGTCCGTTTCTTCCACCGCCATCATCAATGCCGCCCCGTCCCACCGCGCGGGCATGGCCTCTGGCGTGGAAGCCGTCTCCTACGAATTCGGCACGCTGCTTTCCATCGCCATTACCGGCTCCCTCGTGCCGTTGCTGATGACGCACAAGCTTCCCGATGCCCTCGCCCCGCAAGGCACCGACGCGCTCTCATCGCCGGCCACGCATGACGCTGCCGCGGCGGCGTATGATTCCGCGTATTTCCTCACCGTCGGCGGGCTTGCCTTCAGCACCTTCATCTTCGCGGTGCTTACCGCCTGGTGCTTCCGCGGTAACCCGAAGTCCGGGGCGCTGTCTGCGCAAAGCAGCCGGTAA
- the thrE gene encoding threonine/serine exporter ThrE, with translation MSLLSAMRERLRVSAGQVAIIDAAKAAPPPSPLAPVDLTDAAQVTGVMEIAARIGELLISAGSANSDARAQVHLAASSYGLHYCHVDILMNTITIHTAIGTGDKRQNLHVFRVVPDVGVNFSKLSEVDRLIRDIHSGRVPPAMAEKRLDDIDRMPAPYKPSTVMLGWGGMGGLISMMLGGDLLVGLIAFVVSALIMGLNDWLANYRLPPFYQNVVGGFLAVFPAAILYNVAAAFGINMSPAQIIASGIIVLVAGLTLVQSLVDGITRSPVTSSARFFSALLSTGAIIAGVGVGIQLASAMGFDLPPMGTLAPPVYHKIPLLVLLGGTGSAAFALACGANWIEITLSGLTAAAGMVFYYFVVVPFGVGPVIASGISAIVVGLAGGLMSRRWGIPPLITMIVGYTPMLPGLMLYRGMYAAINEQMITGFTNLATALAISGALAAGVVFGERVARRLRRPKYFRPYSAFKRIGRFSFHKATNLARKAPRIPRVPMSPFAPRVNRPELPPTLGPKPPQQAQPQQHAPGTTPAEELWPAGSQWPAQPQDTERTTYTVPGQKSPAPEESGSAKPGGEEPEEP, from the coding sequence GTGTCACTACTGTCCGCTATGCGGGAGCGCCTGCGCGTATCCGCAGGCCAAGTCGCCATCATTGACGCGGCCAAAGCCGCACCCCCACCATCGCCACTCGCCCCGGTCGATCTGACCGATGCCGCCCAGGTCACGGGCGTGATGGAGATTGCCGCGCGCATCGGCGAGCTGCTCATTAGCGCAGGATCCGCCAACTCGGATGCACGCGCGCAGGTGCACCTGGCGGCGTCGTCGTACGGTTTGCACTACTGCCACGTGGATATCTTGATGAATACCATCACCATCCACACCGCGATCGGCACGGGCGATAAGCGCCAGAACCTCCACGTCTTTCGCGTGGTGCCGGATGTGGGCGTGAACTTTTCCAAGCTTTCGGAAGTAGACCGGCTCATCCGCGATATCCACTCCGGTAGGGTGCCGCCCGCGATGGCGGAAAAGCGCCTGGATGACATCGATCGCATGCCAGCGCCGTATAAGCCGTCCACGGTGATGCTCGGCTGGGGCGGCATGGGTGGCCTGATTTCCATGATGCTCGGCGGCGATCTCCTCGTCGGCCTCATTGCCTTCGTGGTCTCAGCGCTGATTATGGGGCTTAATGACTGGTTGGCCAATTACCGCCTCCCGCCCTTTTATCAAAACGTCGTCGGTGGCTTCTTGGCCGTCTTCCCGGCCGCGATTTTGTATAACGTTGCCGCCGCCTTCGGCATTAACATGTCACCGGCGCAGATCATTGCGTCCGGAATCATCGTGCTGGTGGCGGGGCTGACGCTGGTGCAATCGCTTGTCGATGGCATCACCCGCTCCCCCGTGACCTCTTCCGCGCGTTTTTTCTCCGCGCTGTTATCAACGGGCGCGATCATCGCCGGCGTGGGTGTGGGCATTCAGCTGGCCTCCGCCATGGGCTTTGACCTGCCACCAATGGGCACCTTGGCGCCGCCGGTTTATCACAAGATTCCCCTTCTGGTGCTCCTCGGCGGCACGGGTTCGGCCGCATTCGCGCTGGCCTGCGGGGCTAATTGGATAGAAATTACCCTTTCAGGCCTCACCGCAGCCGCCGGTATGGTCTTCTACTACTTCGTGGTCGTGCCCTTCGGCGTCGGCCCGGTGATTGCCTCCGGTATATCCGCCATCGTGGTGGGCCTGGCCGGCGGTTTGATGTCGCGCCGGTGGGGCATCCCGCCGCTCATTACGATGATCGTGGGCTATACGCCCATGCTGCCGGGCCTCATGCTCTACCGCGGCATGTATGCCGCCATCAACGAGCAGATGATTACCGGCTTTACCAACCTGGCCACCGCTCTGGCCATCTCCGGCGCGCTGGCAGCCGGCGTCGTCTTTGGCGAACGCGTCGCCCGCCGTCTGCGCCGCCCGAAGTACTTCCGCCCGTACTCCGCGTTCAAGCGCATCGGCCGGTTCTCCTTCCACAAGGCAACGAACCTGGCGCGCAAGGCCCCGCGCATCCCGCGCGTGCCGATGTCCCCCTTTGCCCCACGTGTCAACCGCCCCGAATTGCCGCCCACGCTAGGACCAAAGCCACCGCAACAGGCACAGCCCCAGCAGCACGCCCCAGGCACCACTCCCGCGGAGGAGTTGTGGCCGGCGGGCTCCCAGTGGCCGGCCCAGCCGCAGGATACCGAGCGCACCACCTATACGGTGCCCGGGCAGAAATCGCCCGCGCCGGAGGAATCCGGATCCGCCAAGCCCGGCGGGGAGGAACCCGAAGAGCCCTAA
- a CDS encoding alpha,alpha-trehalose-phosphate synthase (UDP-forming), whose product MSERGNDFVVVANRLPVDLTTAADGSQTWTPSPGGLVTALSPVLEAHQGCWVGWPGVADAAPEPFRTEAGVLLHPVRLSESDFEAFYEGFSNATLWPLYHDLIVTPTYDRDWWDAYREVNLRFADEVAHVAAEGATVWVQDYQLQLLPGILRQMRPDLTIGFFLHIPFPSPDLFRQLPWREETVRGILGADLIGFHLEANARNFLELARRQGLEVRGEATTRDVTAHIRLPGGRTVGVGAFPISIAAQDFGQFSDEDKRRVAQLRKDLGSPKRIILGVDRLDYTKGILQRLTAFEELLETGALDPEEVTLVQLATPSRERLDHYKATRSQVEEAVGRINGRFSRMGHPVVHYQHRGVPKDVLRCYYRMADIMLVTPFKDGMNLVAKEFVACHDDGSGALVLSEFAGAAAELDEAYLCNPFDIESVKRALLNAVRALSDAPFTMTQRMLTMHEQVMSHDVRLWSQSFLGCLRTTRTETASQASDPHGKDS is encoded by the coding sequence ATGAGTGAGCGCGGCAATGACTTCGTAGTAGTGGCAAACCGCCTGCCGGTAGATTTAACTACCGCGGCCGATGGCAGCCAGACGTGGACGCCCTCTCCGGGCGGTCTGGTCACCGCGCTCTCGCCGGTGCTGGAAGCGCACCAGGGCTGCTGGGTGGGGTGGCCCGGCGTCGCCGATGCCGCGCCCGAGCCCTTCCGCACCGAGGCCGGGGTGTTATTGCACCCGGTCAGGCTTAGCGAATCCGATTTTGAGGCCTTTTACGAGGGCTTTTCCAATGCCACGCTGTGGCCGCTCTACCACGATCTCATCGTCACCCCAACCTATGACCGCGACTGGTGGGATGCCTACCGCGAGGTCAACCTCCGCTTCGCGGACGAGGTAGCCCACGTGGCTGCAGAAGGCGCGACGGTCTGGGTGCAGGACTATCAGCTGCAATTATTGCCGGGCATCCTGCGGCAAATGCGCCCCGATCTCACCATCGGGTTCTTCCTGCACATCCCGTTCCCCTCCCCCGATCTCTTCCGGCAGCTGCCCTGGCGCGAGGAAACGGTGCGCGGCATCCTGGGCGCCGATCTCATCGGCTTCCACTTGGAGGCCAATGCCCGCAATTTCTTGGAATTGGCCCGCCGCCAGGGCCTCGAGGTGCGTGGGGAGGCCACCACCCGCGATGTCACCGCCCATATCCGCCTCCCCGGCGGCCGCACCGTAGGCGTCGGCGCATTCCCCATTTCCATCGCCGCGCAGGATTTCGGCCAGTTTAGCGACGAGGATAAACGCCGCGTAGCCCAATTGCGCAAGGATTTGGGCAGCCCCAAGCGCATCATTTTGGGCGTGGATCGCCTCGATTACACCAAGGGCATCCTGCAGCGCCTCACCGCCTTCGAGGAGCTTTTGGAAACCGGCGCCCTGGACCCGGAAGAAGTCACCTTGGTGCAGCTGGCCACGCCCTCGCGCGAGCGTCTCGACCACTACAAGGCCACCCGCTCCCAGGTCGAGGAGGCCGTCGGCCGCATCAACGGCCGCTTTTCCCGCATGGGCCACCCCGTGGTGCACTACCAGCACCGCGGCGTGCCCAAGGACGTGCTGCGCTGCTACTACCGCATGGCCGATATCATGTTGGTCACGCCCTTTAAGGACGGCATGAACCTCGTGGCCAAGGAGTTCGTGGCCTGCCACGATGACGGTTCCGGTGCCCTGGTGCTCTCGGAATTCGCCGGCGCGGCCGCGGAGCTCGATGAGGCCTACCTGTGCAATCCCTTCGACATCGAGTCCGTCAAACGCGCCTTGCTCAACGCCGTGCGCGCGCTTTCCGATGCCCCCTTCACCATGACCCAGCGCATGCTCACCATGCACGAACAGGTCATGAGCCACGATGTGCGGCTGTGGTCGCAGTCCTTCCTGGGCTGCCTGCGTACTACCCGGACCGAAACCGCTTCGCAAGCTTCCGACCCGCACGGAAAGGACTCCTAA
- the otsB gene encoding trehalose-phosphatase: MTLSTTIKALAAAEELAVVSDFDGTLSPFATAIYDVEINADAARALDQLAHLPRTTAAVLSGRHLEGLQRVCPLREPVLFGGSHGAESSWQQTELTPAMHEHLARKEEEIRGIIDRFPGAELEVKPFQRVLHLRSLELENPEQAAAAYEAGLALDTAGFPRTAGKSVIEFSATTATKGTWLEALRERTGATAMVFLGDDITDEHGFRALHQPPDVGVKVGEGDSIAAVQLADVDAVAHFLTELATARAAAVQ, translated from the coding sequence ATGACGCTTTCTACCACCATTAAGGCCTTGGCCGCGGCAGAAGAGCTCGCCGTGGTTTCTGATTTTGACGGCACGCTTTCTCCGTTTGCCACCGCCATTTATGACGTGGAAATCAACGCCGATGCCGCCCGCGCCCTCGACCAATTGGCCCACCTGCCGCGCACCACCGCCGCGGTGCTATCCGGCCGCCACCTCGAGGGCCTCCAGCGCGTGTGCCCCCTGCGCGAACCCGTCCTCTTCGGCGGCTCCCACGGCGCCGAGTCCTCCTGGCAGCAGACCGAGCTCACCCCCGCCATGCACGAGCACCTTGCGCGTAAGGAGGAAGAAATCCGCGGCATCATAGACCGCTTCCCCGGCGCGGAGCTGGAGGTCAAGCCCTTCCAGCGCGTGCTGCACCTGCGCTCGCTCGAGCTGGAGAACCCAGAGCAGGCCGCGGCCGCCTACGAGGCGGGCCTGGCGCTCGATACGGCCGGTTTCCCGCGCACCGCTGGCAAGTCCGTCATCGAGTTTTCTGCCACCACCGCCACCAAGGGCACGTGGCTTGAGGCCCTCCGCGAGCGCACCGGCGCCACCGCCATGGTCTTCTTGGGCGATGACATCACCGATGAGCACGGCTTCCGCGCCCTCCACCAGCCGCCAGACGTGGGCGTCAAGGTGGGCGAGGGCGATTCCATCGCCGCCGTACAGCTTGCCGATGTCGACGCCGTCGCCCACTTCCTCACCGAACTCGCTACCGCCCGCGCGGCCGCGGTGCAGTAA
- a CDS encoding LacI family DNA-binding transcriptional regulator, with protein MVKRSPTRKTLASLAAELGVSRTTVSNAYSRPDQLSPATRERILAAAKARGYPGPDPTARSLRTRRAGSVGVLLTEHLSYAFEDMASVDFLAGMAEASAGAQTTLTLIPAGPEGEAEATSLVGSAAVDGFVVYSVAAGDAYLAAARGRGLPLVVCDQPTDAGLPFVGIDDRAAIAPAARALIDAGHRHIGILAIRLRLQRHDGPISWQEVQDAEMHVQRSRVMGALDVFAEAGIAPESVPVVTQHINDAHTTRAAAELLLDAHPELTAVLCTTDSMALGVLAYARERGLSVPEDLSVTGFDGIDAAQRLDLATVIQPNKAKGAAAGHMLEKLIAGATDTAGSASAKAASRGADEAQAVPRRVLQTRFAPGKSVTAPRPRGR; from the coding sequence ATGGTTAAACGCAGCCCCACCCGGAAGACACTGGCCTCCCTCGCCGCGGAGTTGGGGGTTTCGCGCACAACCGTATCCAACGCCTATAGCCGCCCTGACCAGCTCTCCCCGGCAACGCGGGAGCGCATTTTGGCGGCCGCCAAGGCGCGCGGGTACCCGGGGCCCGATCCCACGGCGCGCAGCCTGCGCACCCGCCGCGCTGGGTCGGTGGGCGTGCTGCTGACCGAGCACCTGTCCTACGCCTTCGAGGACATGGCGTCGGTGGATTTCTTGGCGGGAATGGCGGAGGCATCGGCAGGCGCGCAGACCACGCTGACGCTGATTCCCGCCGGCCCGGAAGGCGAGGCGGAGGCGACCAGCCTAGTGGGTTCGGCCGCGGTCGATGGCTTCGTGGTCTATTCGGTCGCCGCGGGCGATGCCTACCTCGCGGCCGCGCGGGGCCGGGGTCTGCCGCTGGTGGTCTGCGATCAGCCCACCGATGCGGGGCTGCCGTTCGTGGGCATTGATGATCGCGCGGCGATTGCCCCGGCGGCGCGTGCGCTTATCGATGCCGGGCACCGCCACATTGGCATCCTCGCCATCCGCCTGCGCCTGCAGCGCCACGACGGCCCGATTTCCTGGCAGGAAGTCCAGGACGCGGAGATGCATGTGCAACGCTCGCGGGTGATGGGCGCGCTCGATGTCTTCGCCGAGGCGGGCATCGCGCCCGAGTCCGTGCCCGTGGTCACGCAGCACATTAACGATGCCCATACAACCCGCGCCGCCGCCGAGCTCCTGCTCGACGCGCACCCGGAGCTTACGGCCGTGTTGTGCACGACCGACTCCATGGCGCTCGGCGTGCTGGCCTATGCCCGCGAGCGCGGGCTGAGCGTGCCAGAAGATCTATCCGTGACCGGCTTTGACGGCATCGATGCGGCGCAGCGCCTCGACCTGGCCACCGTCATCCAGCCCAATAAGGCCAAGGGGGCTGCGGCCGGGCACATGCTGGAAAAGCTCATCGCCGGCGCGACAGATACGGCGGGATCGGCTAGCGCGAAAGCGGCGTCACGCGGTGCTGACGAGGCGCAGGCGGTGCCGCGGCGGGTGCTGCAGACGCGGTTCGCGCCGGGGAAATCGGTTACTGCACCGCGGCCGCGCGGGCGGTAG